The Cygnus atratus isolate AKBS03 ecotype Queensland, Australia chromosome 12, CAtr_DNAZoo_HiC_assembly, whole genome shotgun sequence genome has a segment encoding these proteins:
- the PABPN1L gene encoding embryonic polyadenylate-binding protein 2, with the protein MFGGRASPLFLDTSGIWWQDPPSLAAVEASWDVAEMAAPCKAVDEDSDLSHLEGDSTEELGVQDPELEAIKARVREMEKEDERLKALQLEAESRLIMSSEAGLFPKTTEEKMEVDQRSIYVGNVDYGGTAEELESHFNSCGQINRVTILCDKFSGHPKGYAYIEFEEKSSVKAAVELDESLFRGRVIKVLPKRTNMPGISSTDRGGHRGRFQARGGLAQRGGYYGGQQARLRGRTYRGRARLLPWYFPY; encoded by the exons ATGTTCGGGGGCAGGGCCAG TCCTCTCTTCCTGGACACTTCTGGGATCTGGTGGCAGGACCCGCCATCCCTGGCAGCAGTGGAGGCGTCCTGGGACGTGGCGGAAATGGCAGCTCCGTGCAAGGCTGTGGATGAGGACTCAGACCTGAGCCACCTGGAGGGGGACAGCACGGAGGAGTTGGGTGTGCAGGACCCG GAGCTGGAGGCCATCAAAGCCCGAGTGCGGGAGATGGAGAAGGAGGACGAGAGGCTGAAGGCACTGCAGCTGGAAGCTGAGAGCCGCCTCATCATGAGCTCAGAGGCAG GTCTCTTCCCAAAGACAACAGAGGAGAAGATGGAGGTCGACCAGCGGTCCATCTACGTGGGCAAT GTGGACTACGGGGGCACGGCGGAGGAGCTGGAGTCTCACTTCAACAGCTGCGGGCAGATCAACCGCGTCACCATCCTCTGTGACAAGTTCTCGGGGCACCCCAAAGG GTACGCCTACATCGAGTTCGAAGAGAAGAGCTCTGTGAAGGCTGCTGTGGAGCTGGACGAGAGCTTGTTCAGAGGCAGAGTCATTAAG GTGCTGCCCAAGAGGACCAACATGCCGGGCATCAGCAGCACCGACCGTGGGGGCCACCGGGGCCGTTTCCAAGCCCGGGGAGGGCTGGCCCAGCGGGGGGGCTACTACGGGGGGCAGCAGGCGAGGCTGCGAGGGAGGACGTACAG GGGTCGGGCAAGGCTGTTGCCTTGGTATTTTCCATACTAG